A genomic segment from Acidobacteriota bacterium encodes:
- a CDS encoding ABC transporter permease, translating to MSWRAAWVVATKEVVDNVRDRRTLLASLLYPLLGPVLLVVLLGVTVNSMTERAEKPLELPVVGAEHAESLIGFLEQHRVEIQPPPEDPEAAVRAGDLEVVLVVGSDFGEAFEAGRPAPLTLIFDESRTTAGVNIRRAQGLLDGYGRQIANLRLLARGVDPQVIEPLQVVRRSVATAQGRGASLLGMAPYFIIFAIFIGGMYLAIDTTAGERERRSLEPLLINPVPRWQIVLGKYAATLVFTAVAVIETLAGFAVALNYLPLEDFLGARFALGAGALGTIFLITVPMMLLAAALQLVIATFTRSFKEAQNYLSMLPLVPALPGLFLVFLPVKAKLWMMMIPTFGQQLLIQQLMRGEAIDLFHTAVSALMTLLAAAALLAVAMRLYRSERVIFGG from the coding sequence ATGAGTTGGCGGGCAGCATGGGTCGTCGCCACCAAGGAGGTGGTGGACAATGTGCGGGATCGCCGCACCCTCCTCGCCTCCTTGCTCTATCCGCTCCTCGGGCCGGTGCTGCTGGTGGTGCTCCTGGGGGTGACGGTCAATTCCATGACCGAGCGGGCGGAGAAGCCGCTGGAGCTGCCGGTGGTGGGAGCGGAACACGCCGAATCCTTGATCGGGTTCTTGGAGCAGCATCGGGTGGAGATCCAGCCGCCGCCGGAGGACCCGGAGGCCGCGGTGCGGGCCGGGGATCTGGAGGTGGTGTTGGTGGTGGGGTCGGACTTCGGCGAGGCCTTCGAGGCCGGCCGGCCGGCGCCGTTGACGCTGATCTTCGACGAGTCTCGGACTACCGCCGGGGTCAATATTCGCCGGGCGCAGGGGCTCCTGGACGGCTACGGCCGCCAGATCGCCAATCTGCGGCTGCTGGCCCGGGGGGTGGATCCTCAGGTCATCGAGCCCCTGCAAGTGGTGCGGCGCAGCGTCGCCACCGCCCAGGGCCGCGGCGCCAGCTTGCTGGGCATGGCGCCGTACTTCATCATCTTCGCCATCTTCATCGGCGGCATGTACCTCGCCATCGACACCACCGCCGGCGAGCGGGAGCGGCGCTCCCTGGAGCCGCTGCTGATCAACCCGGTGCCCCGCTGGCAGATCGTCCTGGGCAAATACGCCGCCACCCTGGTGTTCACCGCCGTGGCGGTGATCGAGACCCTGGCGGGTTTCGCCGTGGCGCTCAATTATCTGCCGCTGGAAGATTTCCTCGGCGCCCGCTTCGCCCTCGGCGCCGGTGCTTTGGGGACCATCTTCCTCATCACCGTGCCCATGATGCTGCTGGCGGCGGCCCTCCAGCTGGTCATCGCCACCTTCACCCGCAGCTTCAAGGAGGCGCAGAACTATCTCTCCATGCTGCCGCTGGTGCCGGCGCTGCCGGGGCTCTTCTTGGTCTTCCTGCCGGTGAAGGCCAAGCTGTGGATGATGATGATCCCCACCTTCGGCCAGCAGCTGCTGATCCAACAGCTGATGCGCGGCGAGGCCATCGACCTCTTCCACACTGCCGTCTCGGCCCTCATGACCCTGCTGGCGGCGGCGGCGCTGCTGGCGGTGGCGATGCGCCTCTATCGCTCCGAGCGGGTGATTTTCGGCGGCTGA
- a CDS encoding ATP-binding cassette domain-containing protein, translating to MIAVDGLTKRFGEVQALAGVSFQVPEGSITGLLGPNGAGKTTTLRILYTALEPDEGRATVDDFDTQRQALEVRRRIGVLPADGRGLYPRLTSRENVRYFGRLHGLQGEALEANIERLVGWLDMQDIIDRRTEGFSTGQQLKVAIARALVHDPRNVLLDEPTSGLDVMATRAMRDFVRRLRDDGRSVLFSSHVMQEVAALCDRIVIVGEGRVLSRGTPDELLETTGESSLEDAFVATLGTTEGLE from the coding sequence ATGATCGCAGTGGACGGGCTGACCAAGCGCTTCGGCGAGGTGCAGGCCCTGGCGGGGGTCTCCTTCCAGGTGCCGGAGGGATCCATCACCGGGCTGCTGGGACCCAACGGCGCCGGCAAGACCACCACCCTACGCATCCTCTACACCGCCCTGGAACCGGACGAGGGCCGGGCCACCGTCGACGACTTCGACACCCAGCGCCAGGCGTTGGAAGTGCGGCGGCGCATCGGAGTGTTGCCGGCGGACGGGCGCGGTCTCTATCCACGGCTGACCTCGCGGGAGAATGTGCGCTACTTCGGCCGTCTCCACGGTCTTCAGGGAGAAGCCCTGGAGGCCAATATCGAGCGCTTGGTGGGGTGGCTCGACATGCAGGACATCATCGATCGCCGCACCGAGGGTTTTTCCACCGGCCAGCAGCTGAAGGTGGCCATCGCCCGGGCGCTGGTCCACGATCCCCGCAACGTGCTGCTGGACGAACCCACCAGCGGTCTCGACGTCATGGCCACCCGGGCCATGCGGGACTTCGTTCGCCGGCTGCGGGACGACGGCCGCTCGGTGCTCTTCTCCAGCCACGTGATGCAGGAGGTGGCGGCGCTGTGTGACCGCATCGTCATCGTCGGCGAAGGCCGGGTGTTGAGCCGGGGCACTCCCGACGAGCTGCTGGAGACCACCGGAGAGAGCAGCCTGGAGGACGCCTTCGTCGCCACCCTGGGCACCACCGAGGGCTTGGAATGA
- a CDS encoding alpha/beta hydrolase, whose product MKIHPNFSSRNAIGAGDELPRLGLRKALGPLALALILGLMLACGGAPATEGSGDGEDSSPSPEASLEAQLEDCQLTSPGSPATLDARCGTLEVPENRAVENGRILDLYFAVLPAVSRTAEEDAVVFLAGGPGQASTETYLQVSPAIGPLNHDRPILLMDQRGTGSSHALECPGLAMEESLEMPDDDELKALVQECVEELSQDADPRQYTTEAAARDLEALREALGYPQLNLYGVSYGTRLALAYADLFPQRVRTLVLDGVVPHDVALGETLARDAQNALELIFQRCADDEACGEAFPDLQQKLDGLMASLAEDPRPVRLDHPRTGASVELTFNEETLAGGLRLLTYAPETAALVPLLITDAVENDDLRRLAALALTVGDGVGSQISAGLSYSVTCAEDVPFVDVEASAEASRGTYLGESFFDSLQEICSVWPYAELPATVRSAVRSDVPSLLLSGEADPVTPPAFAERTAQTLSNSLTVVAPGLGHNVILRGCLPQQVQAFIEAGSLEAVDAECVEAIEAAPFFLNFSGPRP is encoded by the coding sequence ATGAAGATCCATCCGAATTTCAGCTCTCGCAACGCCATCGGTGCCGGTGACGAGCTCCCACGGCTTGGCCTCCGGAAGGCCCTCGGCCCCCTGGCGCTGGCGTTGATCTTGGGGCTGATGCTGGCCTGCGGCGGGGCTCCGGCGACGGAGGGCTCCGGCGATGGCGAAGATTCCTCCCCTAGCCCGGAAGCCAGTCTGGAGGCCCAGCTGGAAGACTGCCAGCTGACCTCCCCGGGTTCTCCCGCCACCCTCGACGCCCGCTGCGGCACGCTGGAGGTGCCGGAGAATCGCGCGGTCGAGAACGGACGCATCCTGGACCTGTACTTCGCCGTGTTGCCGGCGGTGAGCCGGACGGCGGAGGAGGACGCGGTGGTCTTCCTCGCCGGCGGTCCGGGGCAAGCTTCTACGGAGACCTATCTGCAGGTGTCGCCGGCCATCGGCCCCCTCAACCACGACCGGCCGATTCTGCTCATGGACCAGCGGGGCACCGGCTCCTCCCATGCCCTGGAGTGCCCGGGGTTGGCGATGGAGGAGAGCCTGGAGATGCCGGACGACGACGAGCTCAAGGCGCTGGTTCAGGAGTGCGTGGAGGAGTTGAGCCAGGACGCCGACCCGCGCCAATACACCACCGAAGCCGCCGCTCGGGATCTGGAAGCCTTGCGAGAGGCTTTGGGCTACCCCCAGCTGAATCTCTACGGCGTTTCCTACGGCACTCGCCTGGCGCTGGCCTATGCCGACCTCTTCCCGCAGCGGGTGCGCACGCTGGTGCTGGACGGCGTGGTGCCCCACGACGTGGCCCTGGGAGAAACCCTGGCCCGGGACGCTCAGAACGCCCTGGAATTGATCTTCCAGCGCTGTGCCGACGACGAGGCCTGTGGCGAGGCCTTCCCCGACCTGCAGCAGAAGCTCGACGGTTTGATGGCGTCGCTGGCGGAAGACCCCCGGCCGGTGCGGCTGGATCATCCGCGCACCGGTGCGTCGGTGGAGCTGACCTTCAACGAGGAAACCCTGGCGGGAGGCCTGCGCCTCCTCACCTACGCGCCGGAGACCGCGGCACTGGTGCCGTTGCTGATCACCGACGCGGTGGAGAACGACGATCTGCGGCGGCTGGCGGCTTTGGCCCTCACCGTCGGCGACGGCGTGGGGTCGCAGATCAGCGCCGGGCTGTCCTACTCCGTGACCTGCGCCGAGGACGTGCCCTTCGTCGACGTCGAGGCCTCCGCGGAGGCGAGCCGGGGCACCTACCTGGGGGAGAGCTTCTTCGACAGCCTGCAGGAGATCTGCAGCGTCTGGCCCTACGCCGAGTTGCCGGCGACGGTGCGATCGGCGGTGCGTTCGGACGTACCTTCGCTGCTACTCTCCGGCGAGGCGGATCCGGTGACGCCGCCGGCCTTCGCCGAGCGCACGGCGCAGACCCTGAGCAACAGCTTGACGGTGGTGGCGCCGGGGCTGGGGCACAACGTCATCCTGCGCGGGTGCTTGCCCCAGCAGGTGCAGGCCTTCATCGAGGCGGGATCGCTGGAGGCGGTGGACGCCGAGTGTGTCGAGGCCATCGAAGCCGCTCCCTTCTTCCTCAATTTTTCGGGGCCGCGGCCGTGA
- a CDS encoding peptidylprolyl isomerase codes for MSNLHATIKTDKGDIRIALFPDQAPLTVANFVNLAQRGYYDGVVFHRVVPNFVIQGGDPTGSGSGGPGYRFQDEFSPELKHDGPGILSMANAGPGTNGSQFFITHNATPHLDGRHSVFGKVESGQDVVDAIRQGDKMVKVTIEGETAELMEKNQEQLAEWNKILDKKYPAKN; via the coding sequence ATGAGCAACCTGCACGCAACCATCAAAACCGACAAGGGCGACATCCGCATCGCCCTCTTCCCCGACCAAGCCCCCCTCACCGTCGCCAACTTCGTCAACCTGGCGCAGCGCGGTTACTACGACGGCGTGGTCTTCCACCGCGTGGTGCCCAACTTCGTGATCCAGGGCGGCGATCCCACCGGCTCCGGCAGCGGCGGCCCGGGCTACCGCTTCCAGGACGAGTTCTCTCCGGAGCTCAAGCACGACGGCCCCGGCATCCTGTCCATGGCCAACGCCGGCCCCGGCACCAACGGCAGCCAGTTCTTCATCACCCACAACGCCACCCCGCACCTCGACGGCCGGCACTCGGTCTTCGGCAAGGTGGAGAGCGGCCAGGACGTGGTGGACGCCATCCGCCAGGGCGACAAGATGGTCAAGGTCACCATCGAGGGCGAGACCGCGGAGCTGATGGAGAAGAATCAGGAACAGCTCGCCGAGTGGAACAAGATCCTCGACAAGAAATACCCCGCCAAGAACTGA
- a CDS encoding MltA domain-containing protein, with the protein MSRHSTHRIWRPLAIAFFLTTVAAGALLFWWIRQPEAPTVEVRHEPLPRPVPVEAEPVLRLEAASFEQLPGWREDPAAEALPALRASCRRLLRLPAPRPLGPDGVAGTAGDWRPFCSAVGRIGAGDHSALRALVEQRLRPWSTADGSAADGSAADGSTAGGAGPESRQGLFTGYYEPTLRGSRRRQGAYTVPLYRRPNDMLSIDLGSFREEFAGRRLTGRLEGRKVVPFHDRQEIDAGALGGRGLELAWVDDPVAAFFLHIQGSGRVELAEGGVMRVGYAGQNGHPYYAIGRELVARGELAVEEVSLQSIRAWLHDNPREARQVLHTNPSYIFFRELKGPGPLGSEGTALTPGRSLAVDRSFHAMGVPMWLDSTYPQGAPTSTSATPAAPQAEEESEPSGPPLQRLLVAQDTGGAIHGPVRGDVFWGPGAEAEEIAGRMRQQGRLWVLLPRSVTPPAEVPVPATEAENGAR; encoded by the coding sequence ATGAGCCGCCACTCCACCCACCGCATCTGGCGCCCCCTCGCCATCGCCTTCTTCCTCACCACCGTCGCCGCCGGAGCGCTGTTGTTCTGGTGGATTCGCCAGCCGGAGGCGCCGACGGTGGAAGTACGCCATGAGCCTCTGCCCCGGCCGGTGCCCGTCGAGGCGGAACCGGTGCTGCGCCTCGAGGCGGCGAGCTTCGAGCAGCTCCCGGGGTGGCGGGAGGACCCCGCCGCGGAGGCCCTGCCGGCCCTTCGAGCCTCCTGCCGCCGGCTGCTGCGACTGCCCGCCCCTCGGCCCCTGGGCCCCGACGGCGTCGCCGGCACCGCCGGAGATTGGCGGCCGTTCTGCAGCGCCGTCGGAAGGATCGGCGCCGGGGATCACTCAGCCCTCCGCGCCCTGGTGGAACAACGCCTGCGCCCTTGGTCCACAGCTGACGGGTCCGCAGCAGACGGGTCCGCAGCTGACGGGTCCACAGCCGGCGGCGCGGGGCCGGAGAGCCGCCAGGGCCTGTTCACCGGCTATTACGAGCCCACGCTGCGCGGCAGCCGCCGGCGCCAGGGCGCCTACACCGTGCCCCTCTACCGCCGCCCCAACGACATGTTGAGCATCGACCTCGGCAGCTTCCGGGAGGAATTCGCCGGCCGGCGGCTCACCGGACGGCTGGAAGGGCGCAAGGTGGTGCCCTTCCACGACCGCCAAGAGATCGATGCCGGAGCCCTCGGCGGCCGGGGGTTGGAGCTGGCGTGGGTGGACGACCCGGTGGCGGCCTTCTTCCTCCACATCCAGGGGTCCGGCCGGGTGGAGCTGGCGGAGGGGGGCGTGATGCGGGTGGGCTACGCCGGCCAGAACGGTCACCCCTACTACGCCATCGGTCGTGAGTTGGTGGCCCGGGGAGAGCTGGCGGTGGAGGAGGTCTCGCTGCAATCCATCCGCGCCTGGCTCCACGACAACCCCCGGGAAGCGCGGCAGGTGCTGCACACCAACCCCTCCTACATCTTCTTCCGCGAGCTCAAAGGCCCCGGCCCCCTGGGTAGCGAGGGCACCGCCCTGACCCCCGGCCGATCCCTGGCGGTGGACCGCAGCTTCCACGCCATGGGGGTTCCCATGTGGCTCGATTCCACCTATCCCCAGGGCGCACCCACCTCCACCTCGGCCACCCCTGCGGCTCCGCAGGCCGAGGAGGAGTCCGAGCCCTCAGGACCGCCCCTCCAGCGCCTGCTGGTCGCCCAGGACACCGGCGGCGCCATCCATGGCCCGGTGCGCGGCGACGTCTTCTGGGGCCCCGGCGCCGAAGCCGAAGAGATCGCCGGCCGCATGCGCCAGCAGGGGCGCCTGTGGGTGCTGCTCCCCCGCTCCGTCACGCCGCCGGCGGAGGTGCCGGTGCCTGCTACAGAGGCAGAGAACGGAGCCCGGTAG
- a CDS encoding AI-2E family transporter, which translates to MPLNLSDRQKNAIGTALTLLAAAVIIASIGLLFWAIGAFFQRFSNVFLPLAVAAVAALVFNPYFEWLRRRLHMPTAVAVAVVFLSALIPLTAFFWFFGALAVEQITELVKQVPAWWENVRAEIQRRLPEIQDFFQNNPWGQRIQSAVQNQQEAMLQGLSEVSSRAADFGAFVMRSIGTLLAWAVLPVYFAFFLIAEMQKPRNPEALLPFLKQETRRDVIYLVREFVNIIVAFFRGQLLVATFQGLLFAAGFSIVGLKYGFVLGLVLGFLNIIPYLGSIVGLGVALPLAYFQDDGGLLKVGLVLLVFTIVQMIEGYILTPKIMGDRTGLHPVAIIVAVFFWGSALGGISGMILAIPLTAFLVVFWRLAREKYIQEML; encoded by the coding sequence ATGCCCCTGAATCTCAGCGACCGCCAGAAGAACGCCATCGGCACTGCCCTCACCCTGCTCGCCGCGGCGGTGATCATCGCTTCCATCGGGCTGCTCTTCTGGGCCATCGGCGCCTTCTTCCAGCGCTTCTCCAATGTCTTCCTGCCGCTGGCGGTGGCGGCGGTGGCGGCGCTGGTGTTCAATCCCTACTTCGAATGGCTGCGCCGGCGGCTACACATGCCCACGGCGGTGGCGGTGGCGGTGGTCTTTCTGTCCGCGCTGATTCCGCTGACGGCGTTCTTCTGGTTTTTCGGCGCCCTGGCGGTGGAGCAGATCACCGAGCTGGTGAAGCAGGTCCCGGCGTGGTGGGAGAACGTCCGCGCCGAGATCCAACGACGGTTGCCGGAGATCCAGGACTTCTTCCAGAACAACCCCTGGGGACAGCGCATTCAAAGCGCGGTGCAGAACCAACAGGAGGCCATGCTCCAGGGCCTGAGCGAGGTGAGCAGCCGCGCCGCAGACTTCGGCGCCTTTGTGATGCGCAGTATCGGCACCCTGCTGGCCTGGGCGGTGCTGCCGGTCTACTTCGCCTTCTTTCTCATCGCCGAAATGCAAAAGCCGCGCAATCCGGAGGCCTTGCTGCCCTTCCTCAAGCAGGAGACCCGCCGCGACGTCATCTACCTGGTGCGGGAGTTCGTCAACATCATCGTCGCCTTCTTCCGCGGCCAGCTGCTGGTGGCCACCTTCCAGGGCCTGCTCTTCGCCGCCGGCTTCTCCATCGTGGGGCTCAAATACGGCTTCGTCCTGGGGCTGGTGCTGGGCTTCTTGAACATCATCCCGTACCTGGGCAGCATCGTCGGTCTGGGAGTGGCGCTACCCTTGGCGTATTTCCAGGACGACGGCGGATTGCTCAAAGTGGGGCTGGTACTTCTGGTCTTCACCATCGTGCAGATGATCGAGGGCTACATCCTGACTCCCAAGATCATGGGCGACCGCACCGGTCTGCATCCGGTGGCCATCATCGTGGCGGTGTTCTTCTGGGGCTCAGCCCTGGGCGGCATCTCGGGCATGATCCTGGCCATCCCCCTCACCGCTTTCCTGGTGGTCTTCTGGCGCCTGGCGCGGGAGAAGTACATCCAGGAAATGCTCTGA